A stretch of the Sphingomonas sp. CL5.1 genome encodes the following:
- a CDS encoding S10 family peptidase produces MNIRHLLLSVAVAGIAVTPLQARPADEKAPRAAADEPGKGGQPGKAADKDDDAALASAVEDAQPKRGSVAVNGKVVNYTVTPGTLTIRNDDGEPVASMFYVAYIADRAKGAPERPITFAYNGGPGSSSMWLHMGSVAPVHVETPAPGAQPNAPFRVVSNPHTILDRSDVVFIDAIGTGLSRPIGKSKGPEFWGVDPDIDAFARGIMRFLTRYGRWNSPKFLFGESYGTLRSGGLVYALQDRGVQMNGVILLSSIMNYGVRQPGYDMIHLSYLPSYAADAWYHNRIANRPATLEPWLTQVREWTRGAYASALLKGSDITPEEKNAIAQQMSAYTGLPVKYILQSNLRVDLSRFRKELLRDQGKTIGRLDARFTGYDADDAGEGPEYDPADRSLSGPYIGALNSYLFDTLGYKTKLSYRPNYYAKIGGSNWDQKHRAPGRGGYGPMALADTALDLSQAMRENPNLKVLSLNGYYDMATPFFGAEYDLKHMDLPPELRKNLTFRYYESGHMVYVNPEVHPQFTRDMDEFIDMASRGG; encoded by the coding sequence ATGAATATCAGGCATCTGCTGCTTTCAGTCGCCGTCGCCGGCATCGCCGTCACCCCGTTGCAGGCGCGCCCGGCCGACGAGAAGGCGCCACGCGCCGCCGCCGACGAGCCGGGCAAGGGCGGCCAGCCGGGCAAGGCCGCCGACAAGGACGATGATGCGGCGCTCGCTTCCGCCGTGGAGGATGCGCAGCCGAAGCGCGGCAGTGTCGCCGTGAACGGCAAGGTGGTGAACTACACCGTCACGCCCGGCACGCTGACGATCCGCAACGACGACGGCGAGCCGGTCGCCAGCATGTTCTACGTCGCCTATATCGCCGATCGCGCGAAGGGCGCGCCGGAGCGGCCGATCACCTTCGCCTATAACGGCGGCCCCGGCTCGTCATCGATGTGGCTGCACATGGGATCGGTCGCGCCGGTGCATGTCGAGACGCCAGCGCCCGGCGCGCAACCCAATGCGCCGTTCCGTGTGGTTTCGAACCCGCACACCATCCTCGACCGTAGCGACGTGGTGTTCATCGACGCGATCGGCACCGGGCTGTCGCGGCCGATCGGCAAGTCGAAGGGGCCGGAGTTCTGGGGCGTCGATCCAGACATCGACGCCTTCGCGCGCGGGATCATGCGCTTCCTCACCAGATACGGGCGGTGGAACAGCCCGAAATTCCTGTTCGGCGAAAGCTATGGCACCTTGCGTTCGGGCGGCCTCGTCTATGCGTTGCAGGATCGCGGCGTGCAGATGAACGGGGTGATCCTGCTTTCCTCGATCATGAACTACGGGGTGCGCCAGCCCGGTTACGACATGATCCACCTGAGCTACCTGCCGAGCTATGCCGCCGACGCCTGGTATCACAACCGCATCGCCAACCGCCCGGCGACGCTGGAGCCGTGGCTGACGCAGGTGCGCGAATGGACGCGCGGCGCCTATGCCTCCGCGCTGCTCAAGGGATCGGACATCACGCCCGAGGAGAAGAACGCCATTGCGCAGCAGATGAGCGCCTATACCGGCCTGCCGGTGAAATATATCCTCCAGAGCAACCTGCGCGTGGACCTGTCGCGTTTCCGCAAGGAGCTGCTGCGCGATCAGGGCAAGACGATCGGCCGGCTCGACGCGCGCTTCACCGGTTATGACGCCGACGATGCGGGCGAGGGGCCGGAATACGACCCCGCCGACCGTTCGCTCAGTGGCCCCTATATCGGCGCGCTCAACTCCTATCTTTTCGATACATTGGGTTACAAGACGAAGCTCAGCTATCGACCGAACTATTACGCCAAGATCGGCGGATCGAACTGGGACCAGAAGCATCGCGCGCCGGGTCGCGGCGGCTATGGGCCGATGGCGCTGGCCGACACTGCGCTCGATCTGAGCCAGGCGATGCGCGAGAACCCCAATCTCAAGGTGCTCTCGCTCAACGGCTATTATGACATGGCGACGCCGTTCTTCGGCGCGGAATATGACCTGAAGCACATGGATCTGCCGCCCGAGTTGCGGAAGAACCTGACGTTCAGATATTATGAATCCGGCCACATGGTCTATGTGAACCCGGAGGTGCATCCGCAATTCACGCGCGACATGGACGAGTTCATCGACATGGCCAGCCGCGGCGGCTGA
- a CDS encoding efflux RND transporter permease subunit — protein sequence MSRYFIDRPIFAWVIAIILMLAGGLAIRSLPVAQFPEIAPPTVSISAMYPGADAETLERTTTQIIEQQLKGIDHLRYFSSSSSSAGMVTITLTFEQGTNPDIAQVQVQNKLQAATPLLPREVQQQGLQVQKSAANFLAIIGLYSKDGSHSATDLSDMIVSRFQDPVSRVNGVGEVQVFGGQYAMRIWVDPLKLNAYQLTIADVTAAIQGQNAQVSAGQIGAQPAPKEQMLNATVSVQSRLQTPEQFGAIRLKNGADGSVVRLSDVARTELGAENYGFDTRYNGQPASGFAVKLASGANALATVDAVKARVTEIAKGLPADVAVVYPYDTTPFVRLSVKQVVETLFEAVVLVFLVMFLFLQNWRATLVPTIAVPVVLLGTFAVMAVAGFTINTLTLFGMVLAIGLLVDDAIVVVENVERLIVTEGLSPKAAARKSMDEISGALIGIGLVLSAVFLPMAFFGGSTGVIYRQFSITIVSAMVLSVLVALILTPALCATILKPHDPAKHEGDGLLARFFRWFNDRFDRGREKYEQGVRGTTRHWKRSVVVYLVIVLGMGLLFWRLPTAFLPDEDQGAVMAMVQGPSGATTARTEKGLELVRSHFLSDPAVEAVFTINGFSFAGQGQNAGIAFIHLKPWGERPGARNKAQAIAARAMGAFAQYKDGMIFALVPPAVSELGNATGFDLQLVDTGNVGHERLTQARNMLLGMAMQDKRLAQVRPMSLDDAPQLKINVDQDKARALGLDLESINSTISTAWGGAYVNDFIDRGRVKRVYIQADEPYRLRPEDLASFYVRGASGQMVPFSAFSTLEWATGPVQLTRYNGLPATEIQGGAGSGVSTGDAMKAMEEIQAKLPPGTGLEWTGLSYEERLSSGQAPALYALSLLIVFLCLAALYESWSVPVSVILVVPLGIVGALLAATLTGLNNDIYLQVGLITTIGVSAKNAILIVEFAEERIAEGMRPFEAAVEAARLRLRPILMTSFAFVFGVLPLAITTGAGAGGQNAIGRSVVGGMLSATVLAIFFVPMFFVLVLRLFGHRDDAPGHDAAQGVSA from the coding sequence ATGTCACGCTATTTCATCGACCGGCCCATCTTCGCATGGGTCATCGCGATCATCCTGATGCTCGCGGGCGGGCTGGCGATCCGCTCGCTGCCGGTCGCGCAATTCCCGGAGATCGCGCCGCCGACGGTGTCGATCTCCGCCATGTATCCCGGCGCCGACGCCGAGACGCTGGAGCGGACCACGACGCAGATCATCGAGCAGCAGCTCAAGGGCATCGATCACCTGCGCTATTTCTCGTCCTCGTCCTCCTCGGCGGGGATGGTGACGATCACGCTGACGTTCGAGCAAGGCACCAACCCGGACATCGCCCAGGTTCAGGTGCAGAACAAGCTCCAGGCCGCCACGCCGCTGCTCCCCCGCGAGGTGCAGCAGCAGGGGTTGCAGGTGCAGAAGTCGGCGGCCAACTTCCTCGCCATCATCGGCCTCTATTCGAAGGACGGATCGCATAGCGCGACCGATCTGTCGGACATGATCGTCTCGCGCTTCCAGGACCCGGTGAGCCGGGTCAACGGCGTGGGCGAGGTGCAGGTGTTCGGCGGCCAATATGCGATGCGCATCTGGGTCGATCCGCTGAAGCTCAACGCCTATCAGCTTACGATCGCGGACGTGACGGCCGCGATCCAGGGGCAGAACGCGCAGGTTTCCGCCGGTCAGATCGGCGCGCAGCCGGCGCCGAAGGAGCAGATGCTCAACGCCACCGTCTCCGTCCAGTCGCGGCTCCAGACGCCCGAGCAGTTCGGCGCGATCCGCCTGAAGAACGGCGCGGACGGCTCGGTCGTGCGCCTGTCCGACGTCGCCCGCACGGAACTGGGCGCGGAGAATTACGGCTTCGACACGCGCTACAACGGCCAGCCGGCGTCGGGTTTCGCGGTGAAGCTCGCGTCGGGCGCGAACGCGCTCGCCACGGTCGATGCGGTGAAGGCGCGCGTGACGGAGATCGCCAAGGGGCTGCCGGCGGATGTCGCGGTGGTCTATCCTTACGACACCACGCCGTTCGTTCGCCTGTCGGTGAAGCAGGTGGTCGAGACGCTGTTCGAAGCGGTGGTGCTCGTCTTCCTCGTCATGTTCCTGTTCCTGCAGAACTGGCGGGCGACGCTGGTGCCGACGATCGCCGTGCCGGTGGTGCTCCTGGGTACCTTCGCGGTGATGGCGGTGGCCGGTTTCACGATCAACACGCTCACCCTGTTCGGCATGGTGCTGGCGATCGGCCTGCTGGTCGACGACGCGATCGTCGTGGTCGAGAATGTCGAGCGCCTGATCGTCACCGAGGGACTGAGCCCGAAGGCCGCAGCGCGCAAATCGATGGACGAGATCAGCGGCGCGCTGATCGGCATCGGGCTGGTGCTGTCGGCGGTGTTCCTGCCGATGGCGTTCTTCGGTGGCTCGACGGGCGTGATCTACCGCCAGTTCTCGATCACCATCGTCTCGGCGATGGTGCTGTCGGTGCTGGTCGCGTTGATCCTGACTCCGGCGCTGTGCGCGACGATCCTCAAGCCGCACGACCCGGCGAAGCATGAGGGCGACGGCCTGCTGGCGCGCTTCTTCCGCTGGTTCAACGACAGATTCGATCGCGGGCGCGAGAAATATGAGCAGGGCGTGCGCGGCACGACGCGGCACTGGAAGCGCTCGGTCGTCGTCTATCTGGTGATCGTGCTCGGCATGGGGCTGCTGTTCTGGCGGCTGCCCACGGCCTTCCTGCCCGATGAGGATCAGGGCGCGGTTATGGCGATGGTTCAGGGACCGTCCGGCGCCACCACCGCGCGCACGGAGAAGGGGCTCGAACTGGTGCGCAGCCATTTCCTGAGCGATCCGGCCGTGGAGGCGGTGTTCACGATCAACGGCTTCAGCTTCGCGGGGCAGGGGCAGAACGCCGGCATCGCGTTCATCCACCTGAAGCCGTGGGGCGAGCGGCCGGGCGCCAGGAACAAGGCGCAGGCGATCGCCGCCCGCGCGATGGGGGCCTTCGCGCAATATAAGGACGGCATGATCTTCGCGCTGGTGCCGCCGGCGGTGTCGGAGCTGGGCAATGCCACCGGCTTCGACCTCCAGCTCGTCGATACCGGCAACGTCGGGCATGAGCGGCTGACGCAGGCGCGCAACATGCTGCTCGGCATGGCGATGCAGGACAAGCGGCTCGCGCAGGTGCGGCCGATGAGCCTCGATGACGCGCCGCAGCTCAAGATCAACGTCGATCAGGACAAGGCGCGCGCGCTGGGCCTCGATCTCGAATCGATCAATTCGACCATCTCGACCGCCTGGGGCGGCGCCTATGTCAACGATTTCATCGATCGCGGGCGGGTGAAGCGCGTCTATATCCAGGCCGACGAGCCATACCGGCTGCGCCCGGAGGACCTCGCGAGCTTCTACGTCCGCGGCGCGAGCGGACAGATGGTGCCGTTCAGCGCCTTCTCGACGCTCGAATGGGCTACCGGGCCGGTGCAGCTCACCCGCTACAACGGCTTGCCCGCGACCGAGATACAGGGCGGCGCAGGATCGGGCGTCAGCACCGGCGACGCGATGAAGGCGATGGAGGAGATCCAGGCCAAGCTGCCACCCGGCACGGGGCTGGAATGGACCGGCCTTTCCTATGAGGAGCGCCTGTCGAGCGGGCAGGCGCCGGCGCTCTATGCGCTGTCGTTGCTGATCGTCTTCCTGTGCCTTGCCGCGCTGTACGAAAGCTGGTCGGTGCCGGTTTCGGTGATCCTCGTGGTGCCGCTCGGCATCGTCGGCGCGCTGCTCGCCGCGACGCTGACGGGGTTGAACAACGACATCTATCTGCAGGTCGGCCTCATCACGACGATCGGCGTCTCGGCCAAGAACGCGATCCTCATCGTGGAATTCGCCGAGGAGCGGATCGCGGAGGGGATGCGGCCGTTCGAGGCCGCAGTCGAAGCCGCCCGGCTGCGCCTGCGCCCGATCCTGATGACCAGCTTTGCCTTCGTGTTCGGCGTGCTGCCGCTGGCGATCACCACCGGCGCCGGGGCGGGCGGGCAGAATGCGATCGGCCGGTCGGTGGTCGGCGGCATGCTCTCCGCCACCGTGCTGGCGATCTTCTTCGTGCCGATGTTCTTCGTCCTCGTGCTGCGCCTGTTCGGCCATCGCGACGACGCGCCCGGCCATGACGCCGCGCAGGGAGTTTCCGCGTGA
- a CDS encoding TolC family protein — translation MRVTSLPLLCAAAFAAPAIAQDVAPLTLDYRAAQERLLQRSDAIEASAAALRGKQAQEGATRTLGRPDVDVEAQLLEYQKTLYLPLGSLAPVAESFGIRDPLTFRQERTATRPIVTATLPLYAGGQISGTQAGARAQVAQARADRDIAVENALVQLVQAYYGQQLAERALGIRRDVLDGLNRHVADAEKLEQARFISRAQRLQAEVARDDAAREYEKAISDLATANAALAGMLRAPAGVRPVSPLGVNSRPLEPLDNFRAAALDAHPQLARLKALEDQAQAGVTIQQSKLRPTIYGFGQYNFDRRNSLLTDPDWSVGVGLKYKLMSGAGRRQQVDAARETVAQAEAGLREARTQLEIGVSKAWGETEAARKRFLLLDSALASAEENLRLQTLSYREQQATSLDVIDAQLGLGRARIQRAQAANDYVQALAQLLSMSGQMSRMPDYLARADKVIP, via the coding sequence ATGCGCGTTACGTCATTGCCGCTGCTCTGCGCCGCCGCCTTCGCCGCACCCGCGATCGCGCAGGATGTCGCGCCGCTGACGCTCGATTATCGCGCGGCGCAGGAGCGGCTGCTCCAGCGCTCCGACGCGATAGAGGCGTCCGCCGCCGCGCTGCGCGGCAAGCAGGCGCAGGAAGGCGCGACGCGCACGCTCGGCCGCCCGGACGTGGATGTCGAGGCGCAGCTGCTCGAATATCAGAAGACGCTCTATCTCCCGCTGGGGTCGCTCGCGCCGGTGGCGGAATCGTTCGGCATCCGCGATCCGCTGACGTTCCGGCAGGAGCGCACCGCGACGCGGCCGATCGTCACCGCCACCCTGCCGCTCTATGCCGGCGGGCAGATTTCGGGAACGCAGGCCGGCGCGCGCGCGCAGGTCGCGCAGGCCCGCGCCGATCGCGACATCGCGGTGGAGAATGCGCTCGTCCAGCTCGTGCAGGCCTATTACGGCCAGCAGCTCGCCGAGCGGGCGTTGGGCATCCGCCGCGACGTGCTCGACGGCCTGAATCGCCACGTCGCCGATGCGGAGAAGCTGGAGCAGGCGCGCTTCATCAGCCGCGCGCAACGGCTTCAGGCGGAGGTGGCGCGCGACGATGCGGCGCGGGAATATGAGAAGGCGATCTCGGACCTCGCCACCGCCAATGCCGCGCTGGCCGGGATGCTGCGCGCGCCGGCGGGGGTGCGTCCGGTCAGCCCGCTGGGCGTCAACTCGCGGCCGCTGGAGCCGCTCGACAATTTCAGGGCCGCCGCGCTCGACGCGCATCCGCAGCTCGCGCGGCTGAAGGCGCTGGAGGATCAGGCGCAGGCCGGGGTGACGATCCAGCAATCGAAGCTCCGGCCGACGATCTACGGCTTCGGCCAGTATAATTTCGACCGGCGCAACTCCTTGCTCACCGATCCCGACTGGTCGGTCGGCGTCGGCCTCAAATACAAGCTGATGTCCGGCGCGGGCCGCCGCCAGCAGGTCGACGCCGCGCGCGAGACGGTGGCACAGGCGGAGGCCGGGCTGCGCGAGGCGCGCACCCAGCTCGAGATCGGCGTGAGCAAGGCGTGGGGCGAGACGGAGGCGGCGCGCAAGCGCTTCCTGCTGCTCGACAGCGCGCTCGCCTCGGCGGAGGAGAATCTGCGGCTCCAGACGCTTTCCTATCGCGAGCAGCAGGCGACCTCGCTCGACGTGATCGACGCGCAGCTCGGGCTGGGCCGCGCCCGCATCCAGCGCGCGCAGGCGGCGAACGACTATGTGCAGGCGCTCGCGCAATTGCTCAGCATGAGCGGCCAGATGTCCCGCATGCCCGACTATCTCGCGCGGGCGGACAAGGTGATCCCATGA
- a CDS encoding TonB-dependent receptor, with protein sequence MAKMADLRRWVIVSSALTPALVMPATAWAQEAPAAASQDSQEAQAAGDIIVTAQRREQRLQDVPVAVSAFNAEQLKSNNIESVQDIAARTPGLSIGQVDPINQNFSMRGIGSASGISQNAGGDASVVVFVDGVYAGRGGIPDIDAMDLERVEVLRGPQGTLFGKNAIGGIVQFISRKPSADPSFHIEGTYGNYNRYSIVAYGNTPINDTTFLSVGFSHKQRDGFEYNETTGNRVNNENLTTGRIALRFVPTDALDITLRADLSNQDQLGNPRHNICNTAFAGGVHCVGINPDPRTVNAYTDGYIKRFIQTYSAEINLDTPLGKVTSLTAVRKVDFRFLTPFFSNPVNPPNQIESTDFGHEWDNQLSQELRLAFNAFDDKLHGQTGIYYLRERNNRIEGQIQDFPTPASSGTAIYPQYARARSFAVFGQVDYELTPTVTATVGARMTWEHKEGEFAGYKVSGPGLPPPLGSLDGYDVHGAKSWKAFTPRFALNWKATPDMMFYGSVARGYKSGGFQGLSGTAAGAATPYDPEFAWGYEVGAKTQWLDRRVTFNVALFRTDYKDLQVSQLIPLCCVVVSNAAKARLQGVEVEGIVRPFEGFQLDGSYSYLDAKFTAYTIPGQNYTGNQLPRSPKNKFNIGAQYDMPLGDWSAKARVDYAWVGDAYFEASNIPQQLWPAHENVDARISLRAPGKAWELSVWGKNLTDALVPTYVTYFGPYQQTLVPYAPPRTYGVTLAFDM encoded by the coding sequence ATGGCGAAAATGGCCGATCTGCGGCGGTGGGTCATCGTGTCGAGCGCGCTAACCCCGGCGCTTGTCATGCCGGCGACGGCGTGGGCGCAGGAAGCGCCCGCCGCCGCATCGCAGGATTCCCAGGAGGCGCAGGCCGCCGGCGACATCATCGTCACCGCGCAGCGTCGTGAGCAGCGGCTTCAGGACGTGCCGGTCGCGGTGTCGGCGTTCAACGCCGAGCAGCTCAAGAGCAACAATATCGAGTCCGTGCAGGATATCGCCGCCCGCACCCCCGGCCTCAGCATCGGCCAGGTCGATCCGATCAACCAGAATTTCTCGATGCGCGGCATCGGCAGCGCCTCCGGGATCAGCCAGAATGCCGGCGGCGACGCGTCGGTGGTGGTCTTCGTCGACGGCGTCTATGCCGGACGCGGCGGCATTCCCGATATCGACGCCATGGATCTGGAGCGCGTCGAGGTGCTGCGAGGCCCGCAAGGCACGTTGTTCGGCAAGAATGCGATCGGCGGCATCGTCCAGTTCATCAGCCGCAAGCCTTCGGCCGATCCCTCGTTCCACATCGAGGGCACCTACGGCAACTACAACCGCTACAGCATCGTCGCCTACGGCAACACGCCGATCAACGACACCACCTTCCTGTCAGTGGGCTTCTCGCACAAGCAGCGGGACGGGTTCGAATATAACGAGACCACCGGCAACCGGGTGAACAACGAGAATCTGACGACCGGGCGGATCGCGCTGCGCTTCGTGCCGACCGACGCGCTCGACATCACGTTGCGCGCCGATCTGTCGAATCAGGACCAGCTCGGCAACCCGCGCCACAATATCTGCAATACCGCCTTCGCGGGCGGCGTCCATTGCGTGGGGATCAATCCCGATCCGCGCACCGTGAACGCCTATACGGACGGCTATATCAAGCGCTTCATCCAGACCTACAGCGCGGAGATCAATCTCGACACGCCGCTCGGCAAGGTCACCTCGCTCACGGCGGTGCGCAAGGTCGATTTCCGTTTCCTGACGCCGTTCTTCAGCAATCCGGTGAACCCTCCCAACCAGATCGAATCGACCGATTTCGGGCATGAGTGGGACAATCAGCTCAGCCAGGAACTGCGGCTGGCGTTCAATGCCTTTGACGACAAGCTGCACGGCCAGACCGGCATCTATTACCTGCGCGAGCGCAATAACCGTATCGAAGGGCAGATTCAGGATTTCCCCACGCCGGCTTCGAGCGGCACGGCGATCTACCCGCAATATGCGCGCGCGCGCAGCTTCGCGGTGTTCGGCCAGGTCGATTACGAATTGACGCCGACCGTCACCGCCACGGTGGGCGCGCGGATGACGTGGGAGCATAAGGAAGGCGAGTTCGCCGGCTACAAGGTCAGCGGCCCCGGCCTGCCGCCGCCGCTCGGCTCGCTCGACGGATACGACGTCCACGGCGCGAAAAGCTGGAAGGCCTTCACACCGCGCTTCGCGCTCAACTGGAAGGCGACGCCGGACATGATGTTCTACGGCTCGGTCGCGCGCGGCTACAAGAGCGGCGGCTTCCAGGGCCTGTCGGGGACGGCCGCCGGCGCGGCGACGCCATACGATCCTGAATTCGCCTGGGGCTATGAGGTCGGCGCCAAGACGCAATGGCTCGATCGCCGCGTGACCTTCAACGTCGCGCTGTTCCGTACCGATTACAAGGACTTGCAGGTCTCGCAGCTCATCCCGCTGTGCTGCGTCGTGGTGAGCAACGCCGCCAAGGCGCGGTTGCAGGGCGTCGAGGTCGAGGGCATCGTCCGCCCGTTCGAGGGTTTCCAGCTCGACGGCAGCTATTCCTATCTCGATGCGAAGTTCACCGCCTATACGATCCCCGGCCAGAACTATACCGGCAACCAGCTCCCGCGTTCGCCGAAGAACAAGTTCAACATCGGCGCGCAATATGACATGCCGCTGGGCGACTGGAGCGCGAAGGCGCGGGTCGATTACGCATGGGTCGGCGACGCCTATTTCGAGGCGTCGAACATCCCGCAGCAATTGTGGCCGGCGCATGAGAATGTCGACGCGCGCATCTCGCTGCGCGCGCCCGGCAAGGCGTGGGAGCTGTCGGTGTGGGGCAAGAACCTCACCGATGCGCTGGTGCCGACCTATGTCACCTATTTCGGGCCGTATCAGCAGACGCTGGTGCCCTATGCCCCGCCCCGCACCTATGGCGTGACGCTCGCCTTCGACATGTGA
- a CDS encoding TetR/AcrR family transcriptional regulator, with amino-acid sequence MHCSKEDRASRAARRREHILETSRRLFIENGFHGTGVAQIAGANGVKVGQIYRDFASKEDIIAAIARRDFLQFLDEASLNAAILTSNRAAVREWILTFTSYDEDVDGYRLMPEIMAESARNPRIAKLQEEMRDRVRAALVAALTAYVPGERREEARCDLADLIATLGSGLCQWVIMAEQGGRGHSTLCAQLRSIVERELDALERCETCDTPLSNRRIFQVTVPTCGCGMIADREFHG; translated from the coding sequence TTGCATTGCAGCAAGGAGGACCGCGCATCGCGTGCCGCCCGGCGTCGCGAGCATATCCTCGAAACGTCACGCCGCCTGTTCATCGAGAACGGCTTCCACGGCACCGGCGTCGCGCAGATCGCCGGCGCGAACGGGGTCAAGGTCGGCCAGATCTACCGGGACTTCGCCTCCAAGGAGGATATCATCGCCGCCATCGCGCGCCGCGATTTCCTGCAATTCCTTGACGAGGCGTCGCTGAACGCGGCGATCCTCACCAGCAACCGGGCCGCGGTGCGCGAGTGGATATTGACCTTCACCAGCTATGACGAGGATGTCGACGGCTATCGCCTGATGCCGGAGATCATGGCCGAATCCGCGCGCAATCCCCGCATCGCGAAGCTGCAGGAGGAGATGCGCGACCGGGTCCGCGCCGCGCTGGTCGCCGCGCTCACCGCTTATGTGCCGGGCGAGCGCAGGGAGGAGGCACGCTGCGATCTCGCCGACCTGATCGCCACGCTTGGCAGCGGATTGTGCCAATGGGTCATCATGGCCGAGCAGGGCGGACGCGGCCACAGCACTCTGTGCGCGCAGCTACGCTCGATCGTCGAACGGGAACTGGATGCGCTCGAACGATGCGAGACATGCGACACGCCGCTGTCGAACCGGCGGATCTTCCAGGTGACCGTCCCGACCTGCGGCTGCGGCATGATCGCCGATCGCGAGTTTCACGGATAA
- a CDS encoding efflux RND transporter periplasmic adaptor subunit — protein MRKFAPALALALLLPACGQGAPDQQRGPAQVGVVTVRSQPVTLTTELPGRTVAYETSEVRPQVNGLILARLFEEGDSVRQGQPLYRIDPQPYKASEASAAAALTRARAAIASTGALARRYGELVKINAIARQDYENAQTQAEQAHADVAAQEAALRSARIDLARTTIRAPISGRIGRSDFTTGALVTAAQANALTTIQRLDPIYVDVQQSSAEVLKLRQQILAGQLSRDGGAARVRLKLEDGSTYPIEGEMKFTDVSVDPTTGSQAIRIRFANPRGLLLPGMYVRAQLVEGTQARGLLVPQRAVSRDERGQATVMVVGKGDKVEQRVIQATRTVGDSWLVTGGLKDGERVIVEGGMMIQPGMPVKATPWSPENAAAAAKPAAQAQAK, from the coding sequence ATGAGAAAATTCGCACCCGCGCTCGCGCTGGCGCTGCTCCTCCCGGCCTGTGGGCAGGGTGCGCCGGATCAGCAGCGCGGCCCCGCGCAGGTCGGCGTCGTCACGGTGCGCTCGCAACCGGTGACGCTGACGACGGAGCTTCCCGGCCGAACGGTCGCCTATGAAACGTCCGAGGTTCGCCCGCAGGTGAACGGCCTGATCCTCGCGCGCCTGTTCGAGGAGGGGGATTCGGTCCGGCAGGGGCAGCCGCTCTACCGCATCGATCCGCAGCCCTATAAGGCGAGCGAGGCGAGCGCGGCCGCCGCGCTGACGCGCGCCCGCGCGGCGATCGCCTCGACCGGCGCGCTCGCGCGGCGCTATGGCGAACTGGTCAAGATCAACGCCATCGCGCGGCAGGATTACGAGAATGCGCAGACGCAGGCGGAGCAGGCGCACGCCGATGTCGCCGCGCAGGAGGCCGCGCTGCGCTCGGCGCGGATCGACCTTGCGCGCACCACGATCCGCGCGCCGATCTCGGGGCGGATCGGCCGCTCGGACTTCACCACCGGCGCGCTGGTGACGGCGGCGCAGGCGAACGCGCTGACCACGATCCAGCGGCTCGATCCGATCTATGTCGACGTGCAGCAATCGAGCGCCGAGGTGCTCAAGCTGCGCCAACAGATTCTCGCGGGTCAGCTCTCGCGCGATGGCGGGGCGGCGCGCGTCCGGCTGAAGCTGGAGGACGGATCGACCTATCCGATCGAGGGCGAGATGAAGTTCACCGACGTCTCGGTCGATCCGACGACGGGCAGCCAGGCGATCCGCATCCGCTTCGCCAACCCGCGCGGCCTGCTGCTGCCGGGCATGTATGTCCGCGCGCAACTGGTCGAGGGCACGCAGGCGCGGGGCCTGCTCGTTCCCCAGCGCGCCGTCAGCCGCGACGAGCGCGGGCAGGCGACCGTCATGGTCGTCGGCAAGGGCGACAAGGTCGAGCAGCGCGTGATCCAGGCGACCCGCACGGTCGGCGATTCGTGGCTGGTCACGGGCGGCCTGAAGGACGGCGAGCGCGTGATTGTCGAGGGCGGGATGATGATCCAGCCGGGGATGCCGGTGAAGGCCACGCCCTGGTCGCCGGAGAACGCCGCCGCCGCCGCGAAGCCGGCGGCGCAGGCGCAGGCGAAGTAA